One Tachysurus fulvidraco isolate hzauxx_2018 chromosome 2, HZAU_PFXX_2.0, whole genome shotgun sequence DNA segment encodes these proteins:
- the LOC113662013 gene encoding CCN family member 2-like encodes MKRETRGAFFTVSVLLSVLTRVTCQLCSGPCQCPFLTPNCPRGVPLVLDGCHCCQICARQEGELCSETEVCEAQRGLECDYSASFPHGPGECVRRSALGCVYLGKRYEEGQSFKPSCTQLCNCVGGGITCVPLCTEDLNTPNCHHPRLVKVPGRCCREWVCDGTENSNVLENTAGERAVRSWQDTSAPSGASRANCIEQSTEWSVCSRSCGPGVSTRVSNRNSACQPETLTRLCVVRPCPPGLTSRASGFQKPGVCESSYRSVVPIRFQHHGCYSALSYRPLFCGTCSDGHFCSPEHTRTALVTFRCTQRRTAQHAVMVIKSCVCRHSCPHSNSSRGTKSWL; translated from the exons ATGAAGAGGGAAACCCGAGGAGCGTTTTTCACCGTCTCTGTCCTCCTCTCCGTCCTCACACGG GTCACGTGTCAGCTGTGTTCAGGTCCATGCCAGTGTCCGTTTCTCACCCCGAATTGCCCCCGCGGGGTTCCTCTGGTCCTGGACGGGTGTCACTGCTGTCAGATCTGTGCACGACAAGAAGGTGAACTCTGCTCTGAAACTGAGGTGTGTGAAGCTCAGCGCGGTTTGGAGTGTGACTACAGTGCCAGTTTCCCACACGGACCCGGAGAGTGTGTCC GGCGAAGCGCGCTCGGCTGTGTGTACTTGGGCAAGAGGTACGAGGAGGGTCAGTCGTTCAAGCCCTCGTGCACACAGCTGTGTAACTGTGTGGGTGGGGGCATCacgtgtgtccctctgtgtacTGAGGATCTGAACACCCCGAACTGCCACCACCCGAGACTGGTGAAGGTGCCTGGGCGCTGCTgcagagagtgggtgtgtgacgGCACAGAAAACAGCAATGTGCTGGAAAACACTGCAG GCGAGCGAGCGGTTAGGTCCTGGCAGGACACGTCTGCGCCTAGCGGAGCCTCCAGGGCCAACTGCATCGAACAGAGCactgagtggagtgtgtgttcacgcagCTGTGGTCCAGGTGTGTCCACACGAGTCTCAAACAGAAACTCGGCCTGTCAACCAGAAACCCTCACACGCCTGTGTGTGGTCAGACCCTGTCCCCCTGGCCTGACCTCCAGAGCCTCAGGG TTCCAGAAgccgggtgtgtgtgagagcagttACCGCTCGGTCGTACCAATCCGCTTCCAGCATCACGGCTGCTACAGCGCTCTGTCCTACAGGCCGCTGTTCTGTGGAACATGTTCTGATGGACACTTCTGCAGCCCTGAGCACACCAGGACCGCACTCGTCACCTTCCGCTGCACGCAACGACGCACCGCTCAACACGCCGTCATGGTGATCAAGTCGTGCGTCTGCCGTCATAGCTGCCCTCATTCAAACAGCTCCAGAGGAACAAAATCCTGGCTGTAG
- the LOC113661990 gene encoding fibronectin type III domain-containing protein 11: protein MRCRSGNIYNWSSSQRNTSQVPLSMQSSIMDLLSTRLSREQLQANYHKLDLHKKSSFSIRLLQLDTSQPGDQQYVPNSSLMNFIDMSRFQRVKKDGSSQVKLQLELLDVLHKELIQGLQELEYILAQKGGVSHELSGAEVHEKIRSLQEAAENFDAVMIPGKLCVKHRLIPEPESSSLPQFQLVLEAKKPVLFNREKSQAFCDSVVLHWYIAEQEQYNPIERFEVCYRATDRTDKKMTNPRALRYVSCSSFKVTINNLMPECSYEFSVKRLDNIWLVYMDWNDTIILRTTSPHTMTTQ from the coding sequence ATGCGCTGTAGATCAGGGAACATCTACAACTGGTCCTCGTCACAGCGTAACACAAGCCAGGTTCCTCTCAGCATGCAGAGCAGCATCATGGATCTTCTCAGCACAAGACTGAGTCGAGAACAGCTCCAGGCCAATTACCATAAACTGGATCTGCACAAAAAGTCTTCTTTCTCCATCAGGTTGTTGCAGCTGGACACCTCTCAGCCAGGCGACCAGCAATACGTCCCCAACTCCTCCCTAATGAACTTCATTGACATGTCAAGGTTCCAGCGTGTGAAGAAGGATGGCAGCAGTCAGGTGAAGCTCCAGCTAGAGCTGCTTGATGTGTTGCATAAAGAGTTAATCCAGGGTCTCCAGGAGCTGGAGTACATCTTGGCTCAAAAAGGTGGCGTGTCCCATGAGCTCAGTGGAGCTGAAGTCCATGAGAAGATCCGCAGCCTCCAGGAGGCAGCTGAAAACTTTGATGCAGTAATGATTCCTGGGAAGCTTTGTGTCAAACACAGGCTGATCCCCGAGCCAGAAAGTAGTAGTTTGCCGCAGTTCCAGCTGGTGCTGGAGGCCAAGAAGCCGGTGCTATTTAACAGAGAGAAAAGCCAAGCCTTTTGTGATTCGGTGGTTCTTCACTGGTACATCGCTGAACAGGAGCAGTACAATCCAATTGAGAGATTCGAAGTCTGTTACAGAGCCACCGATAGAACtgacaaaaaaatgacaaaccCCAGAGCGTTGCGCTATGTGTCCTGCTCAAGCTTCAAGGTTACAATCAACAATCTGATGCCAGAGTGCAGCTACGAGTTCAGTGTGAAGAGATTGGACAACATTTGGCTGGTGTACATGGACTGGAATGACACCATCATCCTCAGGACCACCTCACCACACACCATGACCACACAATGA